Proteins encoded by one window of Hyla sarda isolate aHylSar1 chromosome 13, aHylSar1.hap1, whole genome shotgun sequence:
- the LOC130297543 gene encoding uncharacterized protein LOC130297543 has product MLETTCALLPCSLAIVRLLLQVIHVPEGRLGTPMPTLRSLSQSFLSPRPDSLVNTWTRLSLRLLEVRTPYYRKTSHAVPSPARSQPPFGPLARAARTVPSQDRKAPSFKAHPSWKSDNRSGLFAPKSGTVSLNPPEGTPSPGNSFRVGGRLSQFRDIWLAQVQDSWVQDVISDGYLIEFASFPGDRFFHSRPPRSPSWWRPFGSHFRPFSLREGSSQFLPGRAFFRVLLKSFCHPQKRGPVHPILDLKLLNRHLLLRHFRMESLWVVVVASMDQGEFLSSVDIRDACLHVPIFPAHQWYLRFAVRRAIFSLWPFLPAWP; this is encoded by the coding sequence ATGCTGGAGACTACTTGTGCTCTGCTTCCTTGCAGTCTGGCCATTGTACGGCTTTTGCTTCAGGTAATCCATGTGCCTGAAGGAAGGCTTGGGACGCCGATGCCAACTCTAAGAAGTCTCTCACAGAGCTTCCTTTCTCCGAGACCTGACTCTTTGGTAAACACCTGGACGAGATTATCTCTAAGGCTACTGGAGGTAAGAACTCCTTACTACCGCAAAACAAGTCACGCCGTACCGAGTCCCGCCAGAAGTCAACCTCCTTTCGGTCCTTTGGCTCGGGCAGCCAGGACAGTGCCCTCACAGGATAGGAAGGCTCCTTCCTTCAAGGCACATCCTTCCTGGAAGTCTGATAACCGTTCAGGCCTCTTTGCACCCAAGTCGGGCACCGTAAGCCTCAATCCGCCTGAAGGGACGCCCTCACCTGGGAATTcttttcgggtgggaggtcgtttgTCCCAGTTCCGTGACATTTGGCTTGCCCAGGTGCAGGACTCTTGGGTCCAAGATGTCATTTCCGACGGCTATCTGATCGAGTTTGCTTCCTTTCCAGGGGACCGCTTTTTCCATTCTCGACCTCCTCGTTCTCCTTCTTGGTGGCGGCCTTTCGGGTCGCACTTCAGACCCTTCTCGCTCAGGGAGGGATCGTCCCAGTTCCTCCCAGGGAGAGCGTTTTTCAGGGTTCTACTCAAATCTTTTTGTCATCCCCAAAAAAGGGGTCCCGTCCACCCTATACTGGATCTGAAGCTCCTCAACCGCCACCTCCTCCTGCGTCATTTCCGTATGGAGTCTCtctgggtggtggtggtggcctCCATGGATCAAGGAGAGTTTCTTTCATCGGTGGATATCCGGGACGCATGTCTTCACGTCCCAATTTTTCCGGCTCATCAGTGGTATCTCCGCTTCGCCGTCAGgagggccattttcagtttgtggcccttCCTTCCGGCCTGGCCATGA